The Silene latifolia isolate original U9 population chromosome 4, ASM4854445v1, whole genome shotgun sequence region AATGGTATAAATATGATATtaccattaaaaaaaaaattatctatGTCCTAATCAATAGTTTACCTTCGTTATTCTTCGTAGTAATATAATTTAATTGAAAGTAAAGAAGGTGAAAAACagtttaatcaaagataaacgaattattgaaaaaaaaaaaggtgaattcatttaattataaaataaacCTCATCTACTTAATATTTAATATTTGAGTGGGACAAAACCAGATGATACGTAGTATTAGCTGAATTTAACAAATAATGAGGAACTAGTAATCATACCACTCGGATTTGGTTAATTCGAGATTGGCATTACAACTAGGCTAAGACAGATATATAGGCGTCAGGTTCCAGACCTAATGTTCACCAATCAGTCTACTacacctggcaaaacgggtcactcgggtcgggtacgggtcgggtcagtttgggtcgAGTCATTTCGGGTCTGTCACATATTTCGAGTCGGGTTGGGTcactttcgggtttcgggtcaatttTGGGTGAccttttgtcgggtcatttcgggtcaggtcattttcgggtataagtcattttgggtcgggttgcttttgagttaatggctaagcacttaagttaatattattttgattaagaaatactattttgattaagaaatactattttgcaaatttaactatttattagggattattgtaaccaatgaaactttattttgatatatataatattaatatgagttaatactagtcgtttcgggtcattttgggtcacttcAAGTCATTTGGGATCAGGTCAGTTATGAGTCGGGTCTTTTCGGATTGGGTCACCCCGGGTCGGGTCAATATTGGGTCAGCAatgttcgggtcgggtttggACCGGGTCAGGTCAATTTGGGTTTCGGGTTATATTCGGGTCAAGcaagttcgggtcattttcgggtctcgggtcaaccttttcgggtcgggtcattcgggtctgacccattttgccaggtctacgcAATCACCATACATCCATCTCAACCACTAGGCTAAGACAGATTCCGTAGAGCTCAGAATTATCTGGAGTCTGGACAACTATATAGTGCTATATACATGATGAGTTCATAGAGCTCATGAGTCACAACAGTTCATAGGCCAGAGTTCTTAGTACTACAATAATTTTGGGATCGGAGGTAAGAAGGGCCCAAGAAATATTAGGCATACAATACAACCCCATGTGAAGAAGTATCAGGCTTGTGAGCAGCCAAGTTGGAATCGACGGATCTTCATTCTTCCGTCCAATGCTAGGGCAAGCACATCGAGCTCCTCCACATACCACAACTCAGAAACAACCGCCTAAGTCAATCATGACAAAAGTGACTGGTAAGATTAACTTTAAGTCTCGATGAGCATGTAAAATTTGGTTTGGGTATACATCAGTACATCAAGACAGTACTCTAATTCACATCAGCGCCAGTGTTCGAATCTCTGGATGAGAAACGCTTTTGCTAATCTCACATTCCTACTTAAATTAGTGTCAAACCGACAATTACAGAAGGAACTTAGATGACAGCAAGATTTACGTTTTCCTCCTGCCACGGGATTTGTATAGTTTACAGTAACTAGAAATTAGAATGATGCCTCTTAGCTACTGAATTGCGACCATTTCCACATTAGAAAAATTAACAAGCATTCAAAACCCTTCACAGTATATTAGTTCCTAATCGCTTCCAATTCACTCAAACATGCCACCAAAAATAAAAAATTGCAAGTCGTACACAAAATAAAGTGCGACAATCTCAAGCAGACCTTGAGACCCATACCATTATAATCACACTACCATGAGTAGTCGCCTAGTCAGTAATGCTTTGGATGGTCGATGAGAAAGATTATAACTTTCCCCTCTAGTAAGAGGGGCCACGATCAAAATTTGAGACAAAATTACAACATAGAGCGGTTTTTTATGCATCGAATTCCTTGCATAAACTCAAGTCACATTACCTGAAAACCACGGATCTTATCGTTCAGAACAGCAACCAGTTTATGGAACAATTGGATATCATCTGACCTTCTATGCAGTTCCTACACAAGTTATTTAAGTATTGTTACCACACTATGCTCAAATCTGTGTCAATATTAACAATTTCAGAAAATGAGAAGGATCAAACAAAATTATTCATTTAACGGTCCATCATCCCATTTATATTACTTCCACTTGACTTTGATGGTCAAACGATGTTAATTTTGACAAAGATGTTTTCCCACAATATGCAGAAGTTACAGCTTTTTAATCAGGAAAGTAGTTGTTTTGAGAGATAAATCAAACGTGATAACTTTACGTTGCATCTCTACATATATACGGAGATTAATTGTCCAAGTCGACAACGATTGAACATCAAAGTCAAATAGGGGCACTAATGTTTAAGCATCTGCCTTATGTATCATATTACTGCTTTTGAAATCCTCCCTACACTTACTAAAGCCAGAAGCCACATTGAAATGGTTTTGAACTAGGTAGTACTGTCAATTTTGCCATGTAATACGCGTAAAAAAAAATATTCCAGAAAGCGGATGTAGAGGAAAAATGCCTAACCAGCGCCCAATTAAACTTAACGAAAGTTAGCACGGGCAAACAACACCTCGAATTACAAAATTTCTTAACATTATTGTTATAAAGTGGAGACGAAAAGTCGAAAACCATATACAGAACGAAAAAAACTCTTTTTTCAAAGGGAAACGCTAAATCATCCTTTTAACAATTAAGTCACTTAAGTCTCAAATCTCAATGGCGTCAATGCCAAAAATATCTTAGTTTCATACTTCGTCCTTGAAAGAGTAGAAACATGAGCACTAGATAGTAAAGAGAGAGGGAAATCATGTTATAAAAAAGTAGCAGAATGCAATTACTACAGAATATACTAACCCTCTCTTGGACTCTTGGAGGACCCAATAGCCTTGCAAATGAAGTATGAAGTATTGCGGCATCATACTGCAATGAATAGAACAGTATGTATAAGAAATGCATACACCAATCAATGCTAGTGCATCATCAAATAAATGGAATAACGGACGACTAAGAAGTAAGACCTATTCACTAACATCATGGAGTTCATAGTAGCCCATGTTCATCATCCTGAGGAATTTTCCATGTTCTTAAAGAAAGAAATTGAAGCGAATGGCGAGAATTTGCTTTCGTTTAGATAAGAAAGATGCGCTTGATAACAAGTTTAACAACACATACATCTCAAACAGTTTAGgggtatttaaaaaaaaaaaaaaaaaaaaaaaaaaaaaaaaaaaaaaaagattgtagGCCAAAAGCTTATAACATTGTACGAAGATggcaattttttttgaaattaaccTTCAGGACTCAAGAGTACAAGAATGACTACAAATTGGATGTTCTTACAAGCTGTTTTTCTGGTGCATGTGGTAGGGCGCTCCTCAGCTTAGCACGTATAGTAGTCGGATCAGTACCTGAGTTCACCTACACAAAAAGCCATTCAAACAAAGTACAACAGTACCGGATACAGCATTCTCAGTCAAATAAAATATGACAGAGCTATTATCTTTACTTCATCCCATCCAAAAGGAGCTTGAGTAATGTAATTCATATTACATAAATGGTGAAGACATAAGGACATTAGCCTACAGAGTCTACGCCTAAGAACCCGTATAGTTGCAACTATATGCAATGAAGATTTAATCCCAAGTACAACAACCGTGCTCTTTGATTCTTGTACAATTGCCTACCTATTACTGCCAGAGCACAGTGCTCATCCAAATTTCACACCAGTCATGACCACAAGTAAAAAGATTATAATAACAGGAGACAATGCACTTCTTAACACACAAGGAAGATGATAACGATTTTGAAGCATAGCAAATATAAGCCGAGAGCAATAGTTAGCTATCCTATTTCAATTTATTGATAAGTGATAACCCTAGATACCTAAAAATCACGAATATTCTACGAACCACAAGGTAAATAAAAACATCTTGAAAGTTACAGTTCAACAATAATGATAATCATGGTCTTAAATAAAGGTTTCGATTTAGCAATTGGGCGTCATGTTCGATATCAGTCATCGCCTGACTTGCATCATAGAAACGGGCAACACCGCCTAGAAATCATACTGCACTCGAGGTAACCTTTAGAACCATTATAACTAGGCCAAAATGTGGGGTCAGGGGCCATTTTGGTAAGAAAGTGATAATGAGTATATCACCATTAAGCCCTGCAAATACACTCTAATCGATTCTGTTATTTTGATTTGAAGAAGTGTCATTTGAAAACGTCATGACGAAGAATGTGCATACGCACTTTACAAAAGGAGTTCATCAAAGGAATTCATATACGTAACACCGTGCTATTAAAGAAGTTGACGATGCTATTAGGGAGAAATAAGTTAATTGGAAGTACCTGCCAGCATCCAAGAAGAACACCAGTGGAAGTCAAAATCACCCTTTCCAAGACAATTTTCAGCGGACAGAGTGATTGAACTATGCTTTTAACAGCACCAGCTTCTGCTTCAATCTGATAAAGATGGTTGAGGATACTTCAGAACAAAAGCTACGTGACAGTTCTAAATGAGACCGAAACTTATAGAAAGTATCTGAAGACGTACTTCCTCGGGTGTGGCAGGGACAGGTGAGATATGATGTGATGCATGGAACATACTAAAGTGGTATAAACTTGAATTCTGAAACCAGATAGCTAACCAAAGCATGCATGAGCGATAGGACACAGATTATATCGACAAATAAAGAAGTTGTGATGAACTTGAATGAGCGATAGGACAAAGATTATATCGACAAATAAAGAAGTTGTGATGTAGCATAACATGAACATTAACCTTAGCCAAAGAGTACTCATAATCAATTAAAATTTTTGAGAGGAAAAGAAGTATGCCATTAAAAAGAACTTAAATGCTTAAGGTCAATGTTCAGAGTCCAAACATTAGCATTAGTAGCAATCTtctaaccgaaaaaaaaaaatgcaaaagagCAAGCAATTGGAAGTATTTTACCGCTGTCAAAGTATGGCGAGAATACATTTCGTACTGCATTTCTGAGAAAGGTAAAGCAGAAATTGAGACTACCAATGTCAATGTTCAGATTATAACAAGGAAAAACTAATTCAAATAATACATACGATATTGGTGCTGAATATTCAGGCTTTAGATATAAAACATTTGCTCGCACTGGCGGATTAGCTGGCTGCAAATATGGGTTGAATTGTCACATACTTGCtgaaaaaaataaaacaagtggggggtaaaaaaaaacacaatcaCAACCTACAACCAACTCAAGATCTTACCTTCGGATTAGGGGTTACAATACCATCTTTTACAATAAAAAGATCATTAAGTGACAGTGACTGAGAGGTTTTGCCGTGTTTTAGGAAAGCTGCCCCATTCTCATTCAAATCCCTTGCCATTTTGTCATACATTCTGGTTCTCTGTTCCATGTTTGAGATGGGAGCACCTGTAACCAAGATTCCAGAATGAAAAAGTTGCATTTGACAATATATTGTGTTGGTAAAGATCCAAGAATTTTTCATATTACGCGTCAGCAAACGTTCATTTTAATTATTAGACCAGTTTAAACACAAGCACAAAATATTGCAGGAAATATTTTCCTCCGAATATTATAAGGCAATCATCCAGCCAATCGAGAACACGATTTATGCTTCCTGATCTGACTTATCAAACCACATGTTTTCAGTAAGGACATGGCATCATAGGAGCAAATAGTATACCTTGCCCTACATTGCACCTCCCTGTTACGAGTGTTTCTCTTTTCCCATTATTGAAGTGTTACACATCCATATACCATGGAAAGCATACCAGAAACCGCCAACATAGATCACAACAACATTATTAACCCAGTGCTTTAAAACGCACCGCTACCTATGGTAAGCTAAGGGGGCTTGATATACACAGCCATACCCATCAACCGAACACAAAGAAGTGGTTTCTAATGACCTATAACAAAAATTGCATTAAAAATTTCATCGACTGCCTGCTACTCAACAATGCCAAAGCCAAAACCAAAGCCATTGAAAGCGGAAACAACCTCATTTATCAGTCTTTTATTCTTTCAGACCTCTAAATTCCTATAATCAACATGTTATTCTACAAACTTCTCCTGTTGTGGGATAACTACCATCTAGCTAAGTATTCCCCAACACGTAATTGTACAAATTTACACTCgaggtgtgtttggattgagggatttggagggaaaagaaagagagggagagtaaaggatttaaaatcccttgtttggataacaaataaGAGTGGGGGGAAATGAAggagagggatccattttccctcctccaaggaggatcaaaatctctccacaataggcaaaatttggagggaatttgtatccaaacacccacaccccatttcccctccccttcccttccctctctttctcttccctcctttcccttcaaattttgctatccaaacacaccctcaAGCAATTAAGTGATACTGGCCAGTTTTCAGACATTACCCATTTCCCACATTTTTCCATTTCTACTTGAATTGGAGCACAACATTACTGTTACTATTACCCACCCAAACTTGCAATCAAATACTAtttccgtctcagtcatttgtttaccttttatattcgtTGTGAGCCGTTAATCAAGTGTTAACAAATGATCGAGACTAATGTATAGTATAGGCAAGAGATCAAAACCCACCCTCCTTTCACTTTATAAACCAACAATTCTTTCAAAAATGGAGGAAATCATACAACTGAACTTACAAATTGCACAAATATAATTactgaaaaaaagatgaaaaatttACCTAGTGTAGAGGTATATTTACCGCGGGAAGAATTGATGTGAAGCAATCGGAATgcaaaaaagaagagaaaaagagaaagaaccCAGAAGAGTAGAGCGCGTTTTGGGTGAACACAATAATTCCTAGCTCTTGCCATCATACTATTATCTAAAGAAAATCTACCCAGAATCCCAGATCATTGAACAAGAAcaagattgattttttttttttttttttttaaaccaaaGTGGCTTGAGTGTAGTGTATAGAATGCCTCGAAGCGTTGTAATTGGCAACGAATTGAAAGGTCTTGtaggggtgttaacgagccgagccgaACCCGAGCATGGCCTTactcggcttgtgctcaagaaccaaaacccgggctcgagccgatctcgagcttatccgagcttgaaaaaaatgtgctcattattataaagcttgcgagctttaacgcgacctcgagcccaaatcgagcctatataaaactgtatttttttattttaattttttcgaTATTTTCTATAACAAGACTCGAAGGTTATTTGTAAAAACATTTGGCAAATCAGCGAGACATTTCATATGTGTGATAAaaaaatataatcatgataaaatatttttataaaatatgagcaatatcttatgtaatcacacaagttcgagccgctcgagagcttttcgagtcgagccagCTTTTGCTCGGCTTGACTTGTTAAGCTTTCGAGCCGAGCTTGAGCCCGAGTCGAGCTCGCACGAGCCGAGTTTTGACCAAGCTTTGACCAAGCCGATCTCGAGtagctcgcgagctgtctcgtctcattaacaccccttGTCTCGAGTTCGACTCCATATACGGGAGTGCTACAGTTACTTGTTATCCTAAGAGAATACCTGACCCACGTGATTTGTAGGGTATTGCATGTGCCCAGGGATTAaacccctcgtcaccaaaaaaaaaaaaataataacaagactttttttttaggtaagaaaactagactGATCCTCTGGAGTATAATCAACCTAGAGATGGCAATCCGGACCGGGCTATGGCGGGAAGCACGAATCCGGTACGGGCACGACATGGGCACTGCACGAACGGGTTGGAGGCGGGTCGCGGCTGCGTTTTTTTGGGAATTCTCGTGCCTAGGCACGACACGGCCGAAGATCCGGCACGAACCAGGCACAACGGGCCTGGCACGGCACGGCCGGAGATTTTGCAAGtttcttaattatttaattaaagtCCCTTTTTTAATAtcgttttttaattatttaattaaatctagTACATTAAAAATACAAGTAATCAACTAATAAAGACatcaagtacattaatatttaataaaatatatatttaaatcattattattcattatttatataaataaaaaagtaTTTAGGAAAAAAAATATTAAGGCTATTGGGCCGGTCCACGTGCTAGGCACGGCCCGAGCACGAAACTAGGCGTGTCAGGAGCGGGCCGCGGCGGGGGTTGGGATGAGTGGGTCAGGCACGGCACGGCCAGCCCAATATCTGTGTATGGGCCGAGCCATTTTTGGGGGGAAGGCACGATAGGCCGGCACGTGGGGCGACCCAGCACCGCCCAATGCCAACTCCATCAacatatctcatcctttcgaatgagtgagGTAAGTTAAAGGCATCAGTTTTCAAATCACCTCAAAAGAATTGGACATGAATGTCTAATAGAATACATAAAGTCAGCAAATTTGTTGGTTTCACAatagcaatgtttaattatcactcaTCGAATAAATGAAGATCTAATTTTACATCTTTGATAATACTATAAATTTTCCAAGTAATTTGCTAAATATTACGAATTGAGATTATCAGCTTCTATAATTAACTTTgaaattcctaagtatttagctgctaaaatgtcttcttttaaagcgagagcttccgcaacaagaatactattagatCGATCatttcccccttttttttttcacaaattctcatttgtgacggtcaTATCCATCGCAAGTTTGCGACGGGTCAAGTAATATTCATatggggtagataagacaaaagtagaGTGTTTAGGGAGTATCAAactgttttgtcttatctatccacttgggtagtatttgacccgtcacaagcttgtgacggatatacccgtcacaatGAAGATTTGCTgctttttttatgtttttttgacTGAGAccattttttttataaggtaagaaaactagattgatcaTATGGGATAGGACCAagttatctcatcctttcgaatgagagaGGTAAGTTGAAGACACCGGCTTTCAAACCATCTCGAAAGAGATGGACAAGAATGTCCAATAGAAgacatgaagtcagcaaccttgttgacGTCACGAAAACAATATTTAATTATCATTTCATCGAAAACATGAATGTCTAATTTCACATATtcgataatactagaaatttatCAAGGAATTTGTTAAGTCGTATACTTGGCATGTTGCGTTACCTATTACATGCATACTTGTGGTTGTTATATATGTTGGAGGATAtggtggagtggtggtggtgATACATGGTTGTTGAGGAAACGTAAGGCGGATTGGGAGACCGTTTTACGCTTAGGTGGAGTGATGATACCTTGTCGGTTTAAACATTGGCAAATAGAAGATGTTAGAAACTTTTTTTTACTCCTAGTCTAATCCCAGCCCAACCTATAACCCGCATGACCCGTTCATTATTATTCAACCCTACCTAGAACTCGACATGTCCGGCCCGTTTGACATATCTAAATGGGAGTAGTCTCCGACCATATTAGGATACATGCAAATGCAAAGTAAGAGAGCCTTTGTTTTAAGTACAATTGATGAAATAATTGGACATGTGAAGTATACAACTCTAGTTACTTAGTTAGTGTACGATAGTGATAGAGCAACTTCAATTTCACAATTAtatctgacaaaaaaaaaaaattcacaattATGGTTATAGCTAGAATAGTACACTAAAATGGCTATAAATGCTAAAAACAAAGGCCTCTGAAAATGAAGCTTTCATCTTTATTCATACATGTCTGGGAATCACATATGGCTTGTTCTTATCTCTTGAATCAAGGTAATCATCTCACGTGGTGCCTTTATTTCTTATACCCTTAGaccttagtcaattgtttacgtttctaTTTTGAGAATATTTTAGAATAATTTGATTCTCAACTTTCAATTTGATCCAATTATCAAATAATTGGCCGTCTCCTATCAATTTAGTCAGTGtcaaaaccaaaggtaaacaaatgaccagaaCGGAAcaaatatttttttcttttttttctttttaatatcTATAGACAAATTGATGTACGTAGTTTCGGCCATTGATTATTTGTTAAGGCTTGCATGCATGTAGGGTTTGATTATTTATATGATTGTTTCGGGCGTTATATATAATTAAAATGGCTGAACTTTGTCGACGATTCCTCAACAACTATTTATATACTCTGATTTATGTTTATTTTTTTCCTAATAAAGATTATTATAGCTAAAAGTATGGCTTCACAAAGGCATTGTATACACAATATAATTGTCGATTAGAAGTATTTTCAATCGGCAGTTTCTCTTTGAAGTTAAATTTGATTATTTTCATCTTAGCATTTAGATATTTACGAGTAACCatttgtttaagagatgagaacaagtgaatttttcattattaaagaagactaaaatagaaaaacaaattaaagataGTCAAGTATTGAGCAAAATCACAAACACAAATAGAAGACTAACAGTCTAACACAATAGGAAAGCAAAGAAAAAAGTAGTCAAGCTTCAAGGTCAATGTAAAGCAACGATACATTCAAGTGAACCCAAGTTCTAAATGGTTTAATTTGAATTATTGTATGCAGAATTGCAAATACTTCGTATTATCTAGGTTTATTGTACATGAAATTATATTTTCTTGAATTATCTTAAAATTTATAATTAAGTATATAATTAGTTTGTCTACGTATGTATATAGTAATTAAAGATGGTCTATCAGAATTATCAAACGAGAAACTGAACAACAGGTCACGGGTTTAAGTTCGATTCTTTTCTATGaatttaacaataataaaacaaataacaattaGACAAGCAACATGGTATAGTGAAGTACATTAAATGAGAGCTCCTAAATGAGGGAAGGACAACTATCTTATCATGTTTGCCATCTAGTTATTTTTGTAGGTGTAACCGTGTAAGTATGAAAAAGACATGAAAATAGTGTTGAAATTCAAACAAATCAATACAACTTGATTTTAAATTGTAATGAGTTGGCTCCTATCTATCATTCTATCTATCTATCTGCATCATATATACTACAAAAACAATAATGCAATTTCAGCTGTAAAGGATAAGCCCACCCCTCTGATTTTGCCAACTTTACTCCAACAATTTAGTGTCCTACACTTTACAACATCAATGTTCACCTTGTAATCAATTATATAGGAGCCTCAACATTTATGTATGACATCATTAGACCTATTTAAGTCACTCTATAATCGAGTTTATCTGATTAATTTGGCATATTATGTTCTAAATTGTAAGTTAGGACCCGAAATAATTGACTTTGTCCTACATTTTCAATGGCCACTCTATAATCGAGTTTATCTCATTAATTTGACATTATGTTCTTAATTTTAAGTTAAAACCCTA contains the following coding sequences:
- the LOC141652700 gene encoding uncharacterized protein LOC141652700, with amino-acid sequence MMARARNYCVHPKRALLFWVLSLFLFFFAFRLLHINSSRGKYTSTLGAPISNMEQRTRMYDKMARDLNENGAAFLKHGKTSQSLSLNDLFIVKDGIVTPNPKPANPPVRANVLYLKPEYSAPISNAVRNVFSPYFDSAIWFQNSSLYHFSMFHASHHISPVPATPEEIEAEAGAVKSIVQSLCPLKIVLERVILTSTGVLLGCWQVNSGTDPTTIRAKLRSALPHAPEKQLYDAAILHTSFARLLGPPRVQERELHRRSDDIQLFHKLVAVLNDKIRGFQAVVSELWYVEELDVLALALDGRMKIRRFQLGCSQA